One Patescibacteria group bacterium genomic window, TGAACCAGATGCAAGGTAAGAAAATCTACGTGGAAACCTATAAGGCGAAGACCCGCAAGCACCGGAAAATTGGCCATCGGCAGCAGCTGACCAAAGTGAAGATTACCAAAATCACCGGGTAAAGGTTTTTTTGGGGTGATTGGTGATGCGAGGTGAAAACCTCGTTTTTTTATTTGACTTGGGTGTTGGTCCTTGGTAAGGTTGCAGGAATCAAAAAAATGGAGGAAAGTCATGATTCAAGAGGTTGTTCCGAGATTTCGAACGTCGGTTGAAAAATTTGATACGACGACATGTCAGCGGACAAACCAGCGTTTTGCAAATCTCAATCCACAGTGTGGACCTTGGCCTTTTACAGAAATCGCCTACACACATCAAGCTGGAGAGTTTGCGCAGTTTAGTACACAACTTACGCCCGAGTTTATCCAGGCACAGATCCTTCCCCGTGGGCGGCCGCATTTTTCCCTGCTCCACATTGCCCTCATCGATGATGCGATTGCGTCATCATCATTCCAGTGCATCATGGGCGAGTCATACGGGGAAAGGTATCGGTACCTTGAGCTCGGCGCGATTGCTGGGTTTCATCACGAAGCTTTTTTCCGTGGGAGTTTGAGTCAGGTACCCTTGGGGGCAATTGAAGTGAACGGGTTTTTGGTCCGATGGCAATGTATGAAGCGGAAACCAACGAGCAGGCTTGAGCAGCGAGGAATTCTACAAGTGGCTGTGCTCACGGAAAGCGCGGGTGAAGAGCAGCAAATTGCTTCTGTCGAAATTGAGTATTTCCGTCGTCACGGCGTACTAAACATTGCAAAGCAGTAGCACATTGAAAAAAGACTTACCCTGAGAAGTAAGTCTTTTTTTCTGATTCTTAAAAGTATTTTCCTTAAAGCGCGGGCAAAGTGATCCTGAGAAAGGATAAAGCAATAGAAGACCAAGTGTGTCTTTCTTATACTCTGGGTTCTAAACACCCTAGTTTTCCCCATCAGGATTACCTCCCCCTACCCCCTCCTTCGAAAGGAGGGGAGGAGTTTTATCAGTAACCCATGCCCCTACCCTCTAACCCCACTCGCCGCTTCAACTAAACCCTACTCTCTGTGGCGAAACCGTACTCCGTATTACCGAGCTTCTTCAAACCGTCCTTCTCCCCTTCATCGCATCCCCCAACGTCACTTCATCCGCATACTCCAGGTTTGAGCCCATGGGCAGACCTCGCGCCAGGCGGGTAAGCTTCAGGTTGAGTGGTCGGAGCAGCTTGGTGAGGTAGAGCATCGTCGTTTCGCCTTCCAAGTCTGGGTTTAAGCCAAAGATCACCTCAGTTATTTGTGTACTTGGGTTTTTGAGTCGCGTCAGCAGTTTGTCGACATGCAAATCATCGCCTGTAATCCCAGCCAGGGGATTGACCACCCCACCCAGCACGTGGTAGAACCCGCGAAATTCATGCGTGCGTTCAATGGCGGCCACGTCCTGGGTTTCGGCCACCACGCACAGCAACGCCGTGTTGCGTTTCACATCCGCGCAAATGCGGCAGGGGTCGGCGCCGCTCCACTGGCCGCAGGTGCTGCAACGGTGCACGCCGGTTTGGACATTGGTAATCGCCCGCGTGAGCTGCTCCCGCTCGGTCACTGGCGCTTTCACCAAATGGAACGCCAGACGTTCTGCTGACTTGGGGCCAATACCCGGCAGGCGGTTCAGCCGCTCAATGAGTTCCTGGATGGCGTCAGCGTAGGTTGGCATGCGCTAGACCGGGAGGTTGGGGAGACCACCCATTTCTTTCACCCGGCTGGCCATTTTCTTCTGCGCCTTCTTGGTGGCGTCGTTCACGGCTTCGGCCACGGCCTTTTGCACGTCACTGGCTTTTTCTGGGTGGAGCATATCAGGCTCGATTGTCACATCCTGCACTTCCAAGTTACCATCCATGGAAACTTTCACTTTGCCCCAGCCGCCACTGCCTTCCACCAGCTCTGTTTTTAGCGAGCTCTGGATCTTCTTGGCTTGGCTGCGGTAATCTTTTATCTGCTTCAGCTTTTCAAACATAAACTTGCGTGGGTTAGGGAATTAGAGAGGAGCGGGGCCGGTAAATTTTTCATCTGCCCGGCTTTCAAACCGCACTTTATTATCGTTGAAGATGAGATCAACCTGGCCGGTGGGGCCATTGCGATGCTTGGCCACGTGAATTTCTGCAACGTTCTTCTTCATCGGGTCAATATTTTCACGGTCGTACATGGCTGGGCGGTAAATGAACATGACCACGTCGGCATCTTGCTCAATGCTCCCAGACTCGCGGAGGTCAGCCAGCATAGGGATTTTCCGTTCCCGGCTTTCCACGGCGCGGGAGAGCTGGGACAGGGCAATGACTGGAATGCTCAGCTCGCGGGCAATTGCTTTGAGGCCGCGGGTAATTTCCGCCACTTCTTGTACCCGGTTTTCCGAATTGGATCGGCCTTCCATGAGCTGCAAGTAGTCCACCACAATCATGCCCAGGCCGTGCTCCGCCTGCAAGCGGCGGGCTTTGGTACGCATCATCATGACGTTGCTGGTGGCGGAGTCATCAATGTACAGCGGGGCTTCGCTCAGCACACCCATGGCATGGCCAATCTTGGGGAAGTCATTGTCCTCGGGCCGGTCAGACAAGCGGCCGGTGCGCATTTTCCAGAGGTCCACCCCGGCTTCAGCGCACAGCATTTTGTCCACCAGCTGCTCCTTGGACATTTCCAAAGAGAAGATACCAACCGGAACCCGGGCCTTCACCGCCGCGTACCGGGCAAAGTCCATAGCAAGCGTCGTTTTGCCCATGCTCGGGCGGGCAGCGACAATGATCAGGTCACTTTTTTGGAACCCAGCCAGGAGTTTATCAATGTCTGGGAAGCCGCTGGTAATGCCGCGCAGTTTGCCTGCGCCTTTGTGGAGTTCATCAATGCGGTCAAACGCCTCGGTCAGGACAGAGCGAATGGGGATGAAGTTCTGCTTTAGGTAACGCTGGGAGACGCCAAAGACCTCTTGCTCAGCTTCGTCCAGCACGCCCTCCACATTTGCTTCTTCCTGATAGGCCAGGGAAGTGATTTGCGAAGCGGCGTGGAGCAGCCGGCGGAGCGTGGATTTTCGCTGCACAATGTTGGCGTAGCTCACCACGTGGCTGGCCGTAGGCACAGCATTGGCCAGGGCGGTAAGGGCACTCATGCCACCCAGTTTTTCTAAGAGCTTTCGCTCTTCTAAGCGGTTGGCCAAGCTCACCACGTCAATGGGTTCCTGGGCAGTGTACAGTTCCTGCATGGCCTCGTAGATCTTACCGTTCAAGTCCCGGTAGAAATCCGTGGGTTGCAGAATGTCCGCGACCTTAATAATAGCGTCTTTATCAATGAGTAAAGAGCCCAAAAGCGCCTGTTCGGCCTCCAGGTTCTGCGGGGGGAGTTTTTCCAGAG contains:
- the recR gene encoding recombination mediator RecR; protein product: MPTYADAIQELIERLNRLPGIGPKSAERLAFHLVKAPVTEREQLTRAITNVQTGVHRCSTCGQWSGADPCRICADVKRNTALLCVVAETQDVAAIERTHEFRGFYHVLGGVVNPLAGITGDDLHVDKLLTRLKNPSTQITEVIFGLNPDLEGETTMLYLTKLLRPLNLKLTRLARGLPMGSNLEYADEVTLGDAMKGRRTV
- the dnaB gene encoding replicative DNA helicase, with amino-acid sequence MVDTHSLEKLPPQNLEAEQALLGSLLIDKDAIIKVADILQPTDFYRDLNGKIYEAMQELYTAQEPIDVVSLANRLEERKLLEKLGGMSALTALANAVPTASHVVSYANIVQRKSTLRRLLHAASQITSLAYQEEANVEGVLDEAEQEVFGVSQRYLKQNFIPIRSVLTEAFDRIDELHKGAGKLRGITSGFPDIDKLLAGFQKSDLIIVAARPSMGKTTLAMDFARYAAVKARVPVGIFSLEMSKEQLVDKMLCAEAGVDLWKMRTGRLSDRPEDNDFPKIGHAMGVLSEAPLYIDDSATSNVMMMRTKARRLQAEHGLGMIVVDYLQLMEGRSNSENRVQEVAEITRGLKAIARELSIPVIALSQLSRAVESRERKIPMLADLRESGSIEQDADVVMFIYRPAMYDRENIDPMKKNVAEIHVAKHRNGPTGQVDLIFNDNKVRFESRADEKFTGPAPL
- a CDS encoding YbaB/EbfC family nucleoid-associated protein, which translates into the protein MFEKLKQIKDYRSQAKKIQSSLKTELVEGSGGWGKVKVSMDGNLEVQDVTIEPDMLHPEKASDVQKAVAEAVNDATKKAQKKMASRVKEMGGLPNLPV